A single genomic interval of Penicillium psychrofluorescens genome assembly, chromosome: 2 harbors:
- a CDS encoding uncharacterized protein (ID:PFLUO_002449-T1.cds;~source:funannotate), which yields MADSSKALTTAEDREAKQRLSEAQSKYGRGKGIPAKSAKGKKLRANLKAVESKHKDAVLKAKDAEILLEHDPGFLEPEGELERTYNVRQDEIRDSVGLETAKKGFELRLNDMGPYRMDYTRNGRNLLLAGRKGHVATMDWRDGKLGCELQLNETVRDARWLHNNQFFAVAQKKYVYIYDHNGVELHCLNKHVEPLFLEFLPYHFLLASAQMSGYLKYTDTSIGQTVAELPTRLGRPTSLCQNPWNAILHVGHQNGTVTLWSPNSQTALVKALVHRGPVRSMAIDRQGRYMVSTGQDQKMSVWDIRMYREVHSYSCYQPGASISISDRGLTAVGWGTQVSVWRGLFDAAQADQGKVQSPYMAWGGDGQRIENMRWCPFEDVLGVGHDQGFASLIVPGAGEPNFDSLEANPYENVKQRQEHEVHSLLTKLQPEMISLDPSIIGKLDTVSDQKQREQRNPDQRPEDPIEKLKNRGRGRNSALRKYLRKKGRGNVIDEKRVKAETLRKEHAARYREKQKQEREDLGPALARFAKKGP from the exons ATGGCCGACTCGTCCAAGGCCCTGACGACGGCTGAAGACCGCGAGGCCAAACAGAGACTATCCGAAGCGCAGAGCAAGTACGGACGAGGCAAAGGCATCCCAGCCAAGAGCgcaaagggaaagaagcTGCGCGCCAACCTCAAGGCCGTCGAATCCAAGCACAAAGACGCCGTTCTTAAAGCCAAAGATGCAGAGATCCTGCTCGAGCACGACCCCGGGTTTCTCGAGCCTGAGGGTGAGTTGGAGCGGACATACAATGTGCGGCAGGATGAGATCCGCGACAGCGTGGGATTGGAAACCGCGAAGAAAGGCTTCGAGCTGAGGCTGAACGATATGGGCCCCTACCGGATGGACTACACTCGGAACGGTCGCAACCTGCTACTCGCCGGGCGGAAGGGCCATGTTGCGACGATGGACTGGCGGGACGGCAAACTGGGCTGCGAGCTCCAACTGAACGAGACGGTGCGGGATGCACGGTGGCTGCACAATAATCAGTTCTTCGCCGTGGCCCAAAAGAAATACGTCTACATCTATGACCACAATGGAGTCGAGTTACACTGTCTCAACAAGCATGTGGAGCCGCTCTTCTTGGAATTTCTCCCATACCACTTTCTGCTTGCCAGTGCG CAAATGAGCGGCTATCTCAAATACACCGATACCTCGATCGGCCAGaccgtcgccgagctgccCACTCGGTTAGGCCGCCCGACCTCCCTCTGCCAGAACCCGTGGAATGCTATCCTGCATGTCGGACATCAAAACGGAACCGTGACACTGTGGTCACCTAATTCGCAGACTGCCCTTGTCAAGGCGCTCGTGCACCGTGGCCCCGTTCGGTCAATGGCAATCGATCGCCAGGGCCGGTATATGGTCTCGACCGGTCAGGATCAGAAGATGAGTGTCTGGGATATCCGAATGTACCGGGAGGTTCATTCGTACTCGTGCTACCAGCCCGGTGCATCCATTTCAATCAGTGACCGCGGTCTAACGGCAGTGGGCTGGGGCACGCAGGTGAGCGTGTGGCGCGGGCTTTTCGACGCGGCGCAGGCCGACCAAGGCAAAGTGCAGAGCCCATACATGGCTtggggtggtgatggccaACGCATTGAGAACATGCGCTGGTGCCCCTTCGAGGACGTGCTGGGAGTGGGACACGACCAAGGATTCGCCAGTCTGATTGTCCCCGGCGCCGGCGAGCCCAACTTCGACTCGCTGGAAGCGAACCCATACGAGAACGTCAAGCAGCGCCAAGAGCACGAAGTGCACTCACTGCTCACGAAGCTGCAGCCGGAGATGATCTCTCTCGACCCCAGCATCATCGGTAAACTCGACACCGTCAGCGACCAGAagcagcgcgagcagcgCAACCCAGACCAGCGGCCCGAGGACCCAatcgagaagctcaagaaccgtggccgcggccgcaacAGTGCGTTGCGCAAGTATCTGCGCAAGAAGGGCCGCGGCAATGTCATCGACGAGAAGCGGGTCAAGGCCGAGACTCTGCGCAAGGAACATGCCGCGCGCTACagggagaagcagaagcaagAGCGCGAGGATCTCGGTCCGGCTCTCGCCCGATTTGCCAAGAAGGGTCCCTAG
- a CDS encoding uncharacterized protein (ID:PFLUO_002445-T1.cds;~source:funannotate), whose translation MSSNLPTETRDGAIRDAKLFVREVVRNDWEFELSAVPDGAHSTTSPSTTKPLSSALANNREAVEWREREFDSSGSELEPQSSDHDLDLETSSALKAAGDLDIERRRKRRRQMEEEMAWNEGLRVWLARRDAWSGARTKRQIRAQEKRKVAADEKQMESTTDESRRSKDSEVIATGTSAQPVTDGDVHENDDKPPAVQAAKTEESLGFADHDQHLEEPSQRHQDQEEEHSTAPDEETKRKASTETSITEPDQHAPPGTDVAAADSEEDELDEPLLPVAPPFISTSNPIRAGINPSIYPSIYTKVVVQGMTPTVPVNLADLTNAMVQGWKTDGQWPPKPAVSNIVLADDASVPKKDKDADRAAGDRPARRKDSITSAVRKVFHMGSHAFHRRGSSSHDANSGGGGAASGNHV comes from the coding sequence ATGTCGTCCAATCTACCCACCGAAACCCGCGACGGGGCCATCCGCGATGCGAAGCTCTTCGTTCGCGAGGTCGTCCGCAATGACTGGGAATTTGAGCTTTCGGCCGTTCCCGACGGCGCCcactccaccacctccccctccaccaccaaacCCCTCTCCAGCGCTCTGGCCAACAACCGCGAGGCGGTTGAATGGCGCGAGAGAGAATTCGATAGCTCCGGCTCGGAGCTGGAGCCCCAATCGTCCGACCATGATCTGGACCTCGAGACGTCCAGTGCTCTGAAGGCGGCGGGGGATTTGGATATCGAGAGGCGACGGAAGCGTCGCCGacagatggaggaggagatggcgtGGAATGAGGGATTACGGGTATGGCTCGCTAGGCGGGATGCGTGGTCTGGGGCACGTACGAAACGGCAGATCCGCGCGCAGGAGAAGCGGAAGGTTGCTGCGGATGAGAAACAAATGGAATCAACAACGGACGAAAGTAGACGTTCCAAAGACAGTGAAGTGATTGCAACTGGGACATCTGCGCAGCCTGTCACGGACGGCGATGTTCATGAAAATGACGATAAGCCGCCCGCCGTCCAAGCTGCGAAGACAGAAGAGTCCCTTGGCTTTGCAGACCATGACCAACACCTCGAGGAACCCTCCCAGCgccaccaagaccaagaagaagaacattcCACCGCTCCAGACGAGGAAACCAAACGCAAGGCCTCCACCGAAACAAGCATCACCGAGCCAGACCAACACGCACCCCCCGGCACCGACGTAGCAGCCGCCGactccgaggaagacgaaCTCGACGAGCCTCTGCTCCCCGTAGCACCGCCCTTCATCTCAACCTCGAACCCCATTCGCGCCGGAATCAACCCCTCCATCTACCCATCCATTTACACCAAAGTCGTGGTCCAGGGAATGACCCCCACCGTGCCCGTCAACCTCGCCGATCTCACCAACGCAATGGTGCAAGGCTGGAAGACAGACGGCCAATGGCCGCCCAAGCCGGCGGTATCGAACATCGTCCTCGCAGACGACGCGTCCGTCCcgaagaaagacaaggatgCTGATCGCGCGGCCGGTGACCGTCCCGCGCGCAGGAAAGATAGCATCACTAGTGCCGTGCGCAAGGTCTTCCACATGGGCTCGCATGCCTTTCATCGTCGTGGCTCCAGTAGTCATGATGCTAATTCtggtggaggcggtgctgCGTCGGGGAATCATGTTTAA
- a CDS encoding uncharacterized protein (ID:PFLUO_002448-T1.cds;~source:funannotate) produces the protein MPLIEGRDWKDRAFTIGIGGPVGSGKTALMLALCLALRDEYNIAAVTNDIFTREDAEFLTRHKALAPKRIRAIETGGCPHAAVREDISANLLALQTLQRQFSTDLLLIESGGDNLAANYSRELADFIIYVIDVAGGDKVPRKGGPGITGSDLLVVNKIDLAQAVGADLGVMERDAGKMREGGPTVFAVVKEGKGLEHIVNLIISAWKGSGAYEESLKRWKAGAVRGSGSVDE, from the exons ATGCCTCTGATCGAGGGCCGGGACTGGAAGGATCGGGCTTTCACTATCGGAATTGGAGG ACCCGTGGGATCGGGCAAGACAGCACTCATGCTCGCGCTGTGTCTCGCTCTGCGCGATGAGTATAACATCGCAGCTGTTACGAATGATATCTTCACTCG CGAGGACGCCGAATTCCTCACGCGCCACAAAGCCCTCGCACCCAAGCGCATTCGCGCCATCGAAACCGGCGGGTGTCCGCACGCAGCAGTGCGCGAAGACATCAGCGCCAACCTCCTCGCGCTACAAACGCTCCAACGCCAATTCTCCACcgacctcctcctcatcgaGTCCGGCGGCGACAACCTAGCGGCCAACTACTCGCGCGAGCTTGCCGATTTCATCATCTACGTCATCGACGTCGCGGGCGGCGACAAGGTGCCCCGGAAGGGCGGGCCGGGCATTACGGGGTCGGACTTGTTGGTTGTGAACAAGAttgatcttgcgcaggcggtTGGTGCTGATTTGGGGGTTATGGAGCGTGATGCGGGTAAGATGCGTGAGGGGGGTCCGACTGTTTTTGCGGTTGTTAAGGAGGGGAAGGGCCTGGAGCATATTGTTAACTTGATCATCAGTGCTTGGAAGGGCAGTGGTGCGTATGAGGAGAGTTTGAAGAGGTGGAAGGCTGGCGCGGTGAGGGGGTCGGGAAGTGTGGACGAGTAG
- a CDS encoding uncharacterized protein (ID:PFLUO_002446-T1.cds;~source:funannotate), with protein sequence MYRSMQQTRLLVLARPCRFVARRRYPALLSAPSRQFHRSRIVLSSPPQGSHDNGSAAPENPSEEGPSPNSEGDILNDAPLAAPPSAEQSIRLGSRPYGSAVRRAMRNRKPSRQYSPPAATVPNWFHERNTVTYNTHNPAAAQSQHQVGIAKSEAGTGDTAGSQTSGGDRGDPSSTDPPTPDNRYAVAESSWEGLRASVKAGLQLPPAKYAKEPSANRSHLVLQYPGSDGILFLDAVVKRLTHELSTDLVTLNAQDIAQLFSEQDLAELGMTSPIRSLGYDVYRPAFGPGRPEQESTEIEDEEDMSESSGLPRDISAAINTPRIITIEGRGSGDIRLPSLFGLKSLMAPSMNGASDHEPGQEMSRQTGQRIEHRWSRLVNELLSSSDRSQPPSSSEQETETPAGGATPPPSHDLIVHVQDYRDIQGTEEGAKFISLLQKAIQDRREAGSKILLIGTVSEEPQPFLFDDHSSKPLLITPAMGAKAAEKTFMEDQKKRTRDINIRHLQSMLRFRLNEQDSPVEDDVFGDRVWPLDASTINESGLESRYWTYSQVHWIANLALGCVEANETFGFQHITRGIELMTKGDQITKEWLQEKSPKSKESGAAQTREQLLSSLRKTCNTHEKKLLNGVVDAKSIRTTFEDVHVPSETIDALKTLTSLSLIRPEAFTYGVLATDKIPGLLLYGPPGTGKTLLAKAVARESGATVLEVSGSEVYDMYVGEGEKNVKAIFTLAKKLSPCVVFIDEADAIFCSRTGASSRTSHRELINQFLREWDGMNDLSAFIMVATNRPFDLDDAVLRRLPRRLLVDLPTEEDRLAILKIHLKEEQIDPSVDFAELARQTPLYSGSDLKNLSVAAALACVREENDAAVQHQGNEPYSYPERRTLTRAHFEKGMEEISASISEDMSSLSAIRKFDEQYGDRKGRRQKSSGWGFMPAIGEEKVDSARVRT encoded by the coding sequence ATGTATCGGTCAATGCAACAGACCCGGCTGCTGGTGCTCGCACGCCCGTGTCGCTTCGTTGCCCGTCGCCGCTACCCGGCGCTTCTGTCCGCACCCTCGCGTCAATTCCACCGGTCTCGAATCGTCCTCTCGTCACCACCACAAGGGTCTCATGATAATGGGTCAGCAGCCCCCGAGAACCCCTCGGAGGAGGGCCCATCGCCCAATTCGGAGGGTGACATCTTGAACGATGCGCCGCTAGCGGCACCACCATCCGCTGAGCAGTCAATTAGGTTGGGATCGAGGCCATACGGGTCTGCTGTGCGCAGGGCGATGCGGAATAGGAAGCCAAGTCGCCAATATTCCCCGCCAGCCGCTACCGTCCCCAACTGGTTCCATGAGCGCAATACGGTGACATACAACACCCACAACCCTGCGGCCGCGCAATCACAACATCAGGTTGGAATAGCCAAATCGGAAGCGGGGACTGGAGATACAGCGGGAAGCCAGACCTCCGGGGgcgatcgaggagatccttCTTCAACCGATCCTCCAACACCGGACAATCGCTACGCAGTGGCTGAGAGCTCGTGGGAGGGACTTCGGGCTTCGGTCAAAGCAGGCCTGCAACTACCGCCAGCCAAATATGCCAAAGAACCATCAGCAAATCGGTCCCACCTTGTTCTTCAATACCCGGGATCAGATGGAATCTTGTTCTTGGATGCGGTGGTGAAGAGGCTCACCCACGAGCTGAGTACCGATTTGGTGACGCTCAATGCCCAGGATATTGCCCAACTCTTCAGTGAGCAAGACCTCGCAGAACTCGGCATGACGTCGCCCATTCGGTCTCTTGGATACGACGTGTACCGGCCTGCATTCGGCCCAGGTCGTCCAGAACAAGAGAGCACGGAGAtagaggacgaggaggataTGAGTGAATCGTCCGGTCTTCCCCGCGACATCAGTGCAGCCATCAATACGCCCCGAATTATCACGATCGAGGGCCGGGGATCGGGCGATATTAGACTCCCGTCTCTTTTCGGTCTAAAGTCGCTCATGGCACCATCCATGAATGGCGCTTCAGACCATGAACCGGGTCAGGAAATGTCTCGCCAGACCGGCCAACGCATTGAGCATCGCTGGTCGCGACTGGTCAACGAGCTCCTGTCATCTTCGGACCGATCacagcctccttcttccagcgAGCAAGAGACAGAGACCCCAGCCGGGGGCGCAACACCTCCACCGTCTCACGACCTCATTGTTCATGTACAAGATTACCGTGATATTCAGGGTACCGAGGAAGGTGCCAAGTTTATCTCACTGCTACAGAAAGCCATCCAAGATCGGAGAGAAGCGGGTTCAAAAATTCTGCTGATTGGAACTGTCTCTGAAGAACCCCaaccttttctttttgatgATCATTCCTCAAAGCCTCTGCTCATCACTCCTGCCATGGGTGCAAAGGCTGCCGAGAAAACTTTCATGGAggaccagaagaagcgcacaaGAGACATCAACATCCGCCATCTACAGAGCATGCTACGGTTCCGTCTCAATGAACAGGATTCGCCTGTAGAAGACGATGTCTTTGGCGACCGTGTCTGGCCGCTGGATGCATCGACGATCAACGAATCTGGCCTTGAAAGCCGCTACTGGACCTACAGTCAAGTACATTGGATCGCAAATCTTGCTCTGGGCTGCGTGGAGGCCAACGAGACATTTGGCTTCCAACATATTACAAGGGGCATTGAGCTCATGACCAAAGGTGACCAAATCACGAAGGAGTGGTTACAAGAAAAGTCTCCCAAGTCGAAGGAGTCCGGAGCTGCACAAACCCGCGAGCAGTTGTTGAGCTCATTGCGCAAAACATGCAATACACACGAGAAGAAGCTGCTCAATGGCGTGGTTGATGCGAAAAGCATCCGCACTACGTTCGAGGATGTCCATGTGCCCTCGGAAACCATCGACGCCCTCAAGACGCTgacctctctctccctgATTCGACCGGAAGCCTTCACCTACGGCGTCCTGGCCACCGACAAAATCCCTGGTCTTCTCCTCTACGGTCCTCCCGGTACCGGTAAGACGCTTCTCGCCAAGGCTGTTGCGCGAGAAAGCGGAGCCACGGTCCTCGAGGTCAGCGGCTCTGAAGTATACGACATGTAcgttggagaaggtgagaagaacgtcaaggccatcttcaccctcgccaagaagctgagCCCATGCGTGGTCTTTATTGATGAGGCAGACGCCATTTTCTGCTCGCGCACCGGAGCTAGCAGTCGCACGTCCCACCGCGAGCTCATCAACCAGTTCTTGCGCGAGTGGGACGGCATGAACGACCTTTCTGCCTTTATCATGGTCGCCACCAATCGACCTtttgatctggatgatgctgtGCTCCGCCGTCTCCCGCGTCGACTCCTGGTGGACCTGCCGACGGAAGAAGACCGCCTTGCCATCCTGAAGATCCATCTAAAGGAGGAACAGATCGATCCCTCGGTGGATTTTGCTGAGCTGGCCCGCCAAACACCTCTTTATTCTGGTTCCGACCTGAAGAACCTGTCAGTGGCTGCAGCGCTGGCCTGCGTTCGGGAGGAGAACGACGCCGCAGTGCAGCACCAGGGGAATGAACCATACAGCTACCCGGAGCGGCGGACATTGACCCGGGCGCATTTTGAGAAGGGTATGGAAGAGATCAGTGCGTCTATTAGCGAAGACATGTCTTCGCTGTCGGCGATCCGCAAGTTCGACGAACAGTACGGCGACCGGAAGGGCCGGCGGCAGAAGAGCTCTGGCTGGGGATTCATGCCAGCCATtggcgaggagaaggtcgacTCGGCGCGAGTTCGCACATGA
- a CDS encoding uncharacterized protein (ID:PFLUO_002447-T1.cds;~source:funannotate) — MAAQHPNAGHPGPGMVQQMHPGVSAPGGPQVSQAGPMMGGMPTGGTAGGPVPNAHALSHLNPAQAHLFQQQGFPQNFANNPQLLQQHQQQQFMRQRLMYQQQQQQQQQQQQHQHQQQQGHGGLPNGTQGLTAAQMAAMQQNPGMRPMNMMHMQQQMPHGQPQNLQQQQQLFAIQQAQAQQAHQAHQAQQAQQAQQAQQGNQPGRNTPQQRGSAQPPNMHEGQVGTPQSQHGLPPNSGTPQPHHTPLPPSSQPPPQSAGGPQHAQATPNPPSQQLPTSQPGQPQSGGQQQPQQGAQGQQIQHSGPPNQQAMTAQEAQLKAQQQQNANAMMMQQQQQRMSMKGATILYLNMFAEHLSSFQSRGETHDLIYWQSFVDRFYSPGGVLRQGVFNPQAGSKQFEIATPALARYYLTQFTSGIRHIQMVVEGARERDSPNGGHIVESPRTSFIYWFANDCQLFTNGTLRAHFDVNNKIEMLDIIVTSHNEFIPRSQVQALENDLKNSPKVPKNAKRAQKGAQQVPPLLPESMVTANGVPTPVMGFLEVAETISQMQMLFQFSQSNPQMSPPEALRNLVTTLQTHNPNAGFIPGPMNPGMQPGPNMRGPSMNTPTQFASPAMAHLGLPGAQGSPHMVGSGHASPAQSHMAGPPGMQPPMQPSPVGVGNSPNIGGNKRRRASTVKTEGEDAGGNEVNGTAAPGSGKVKPSPRVPKRPKGQVA; from the exons ATGGCCGCGCAACATCCCAACGCCGGACACCCCGGGCCTGGAATGGTGCAACAGATGCATCCTGGTGTTTCCGCCCCAGGCGGCCCTCAGGTTAGCCAGGCGGGCCCCATGATGGGTGGAATGCCTACGGGCGGCACCGCTGGCGGCCCCGTACCCAACGCTCACGCTCTCTCCCATCTGAACCCCGCGCAAGCGCATTTGTTCCAGCAGCAGGGCTTCCCCCAAAACT TTGCAAATAACCCGCAGTTGCTacaacagcaccaacagcagcagttCATGCGTCAACGTTTGATgtaccagcagcagcagcaacaacagcaacagcagcaacagcatCAGCATCAGCAGCAACAGGGACATGGCGGCCTACCAAATGGTACCCAGGGGCTTACTGCAGCTCAAATGGCTGCGATGCAGCAAAACCCGGGAATGCGGCCCATGAATATGATGCAcatgcagcagcagatgccACATGGCCAGCCGCAGAacctccagcagcaacagcagctTTTTGCGAtccagcaggcgcaggcgcagcaAGCACACCAAGCACACCAAGCCCAACAAGCCCAACAAGCCCAACAAGCCCAGCAGGGTAACCAGCCGGGTCGGAACACGCCGCAGCAGCGTGGCTCGGCACAACCCCCGAACATGCACGAGGGACAGGTCGGCACCCCTCAATCACAGCATGGCCTACCACCGAATAGCGGCACTCCCCAGCCACATCATACTCCTCTACCGCCGTCTAGCCAACCACCTCCGCAGTCGGCAGGAGGCCCTCAACACGCCCAGGCCACTCCAAACccgccgtcgcagcagcTGCCCACGTCCCAGCCAGGACAGCCGCAATCTGGCGGgcagcaacaaccccagcaAGGTGCTCAAGGCCAGCAAATCCAACACTCCGGTCCGCCGAATCAGCAAGCGATGACTGCACAGGAGGCCCAATTGAAGGCGCAGCAACAACAAAACGCCAATGCCAtgatgatgcagcagcagcagcaacggaTGAGCATGAAGGGTGCAACCATCTTATATCTCAACATGTTTGCGGAACATTTGAGCAGCTTCCAGAGTCGTGGCGAAACCCACGATCTCATTTATTGGCAATCGTTTGTCGATCGATTCTATTCTCCCGGTGGTGTCTTGCGACAGGGTGTGTTCAATCCGCAGGCTGGATCAAAACAGTTTGAAATTGCGACGCCAGCCCTCGCGCGATACTATCTGACCCAATTTACGAGTGGGATCCGTCACATTCAGATGGTGGTCGAAGGTGCCCGTGAGCGGGATTCACCCAACGGCGGCCACATAGTGGAGAGTCCTCGAACCTCATTTATCTACTGGTTTGCCAATGATTGCCAGCTCTTCACCAATGGGACGCTGCGTGCGCATTTCGACGTGAACAACAAGATTGAGATGCTTGATATCATTGTGACCAGCCACAATGAATTCATCCCCCGAAGCCAGGTGCAAGCGTTGGAGAATGACTTGAAAAACAGCCCCAAAGTCCCCAAGAATGCTAAGCGCGCCCAAAAGGGCGCACAGCAAGTCCCACCATTGCTACCGGAGTCCATGGTGACTGCCAATGGCGTCCCCACTCCCGTCATGGGCTTTTTGGAGGTGGCCGAGACGATTTCTCAGATGCAAATGCTCTTCCAGTTCTCGCAATCGAACCCCCAGATGTCCCCGCCCGAAGCTCTCCGGAACCTCGTCACTACCCTCCAAACCCACAATCCTAACGCCGGATTCATACCGGGTCCTATGAACCCAGGAATGCAGCCTGGGCCTAATATGCGCGGCCCCAGTATGAATACTCCAACGCAGTTTGCGTCCCCTGCTATGGCGCATCTTGGTCTTCCTGGCGCCCAAGGTTCCCCTCACATGGTCGGTTCCGGACATGCTAGCCCGGCTCAGAGTCACATGGCTGGTCCTCCGGGGATGCAGCCGCCTATGCAACCTTCTCCAGTGGGTGTGGGTAACAGCCCCAACATCGGTGGCAACAAACGCCGCCGCGCGAGCACCGTCAAGACGGAGGGTGAGGACGCTGGCGGGAACGAGGTCAACGGTACTGCCGCCCCCGGTTCCGGCAAGGTTAAGCCTAGTCCTCGAGTTCCCAAGCGGCCGAAGGGACAAGTCGCGTGA